One window of Triplophysa rosa linkage group LG10, Trosa_1v2, whole genome shotgun sequence genomic DNA carries:
- the LOC130560456 gene encoding prosaposin-like yields MLRNIFLVTCLICSVCAVHWEIREVESSEDVDEMPADRMTKQKLPGLCWTCEWVMKKVKKRIAVNSTPDDIKRKLFATCDQIGFLKNECKKFIQKYVSTLVEELSTTDGPKTICTSIRACKSTFLKDFILSFDQAFDNL; encoded by the exons ATGCTCCGCAACATCTTCCTCGTCACCTGCCTCATATGTTCAG TCTGCGCAGTTCACTGGGAGATTCGTGAAGTGGAGTCTTCCGAAGATGTCGATGAGATGCCA GCTGACAGAATGACAAAACAGAAGCTGCCTGGCCTTTGTTGGACGTGTGAATGGGTCAtgaaaaaggtgaaaaaaagGATCGCCGTGAACTCAACACCG GACGACATTAAAAGAAAGCTGTTTGCCACCTGTGATCAAATTGGCTTTTTGAAGAACGAGTGCAAGAAGTTCATTCAGAAGTACGTGAGCACTTTGGTTGAGGAACTCAGCACCACTGATGGTCCAAAGACCATCTGCACCAGCATACGCGCCTGCAA GTCGACATTCTTAAAGGATttcattctttcatttgatCAAGCATTTGACAATCTCTGA
- the LOC130560776 gene encoding antimicrobial peptide NK-lysin-like: protein MLRMIALVTLLVHSVCAFQYEMYRIPLDKDLIEIEESSGEMMAKTNQELPGKCWACKWIMKKLKKRISAGATQDDIKKKLSNVCDEIGFLKSICKGLVNQYVGTLVEELSTTDNPATICMNVGICKKSF from the exons ATGCTCCGCATGATCGCTCTCGTTACCCTGCTGGTACACTCAG TGTGCGCTTTTCAATATGAGATGTACAGAATTCCACTGGATAAAGATCTCATTGAAATTGAAGAAAGCTCC GGCGAGATGATGGCCAAAACGAATCAAGAGCTTCCTGGTAAGTGTTGGGCATGTAAGTGGATTATGAAAAAGCTGAAGAAACGCATCTCCGCCGGCGCAACTCAG GATGACATTAAAAAGAAGCTATCAAACGTCTGTGATGAGATCGGGTTCCTGAAATCCATATGCAAGGGTTTGGTGAACCAGTATGTGGGTACTCTGGTTGAAGAACTTTCAACTACAGATAATCCAGCCACCATCTGTATGAACGTCGGCATTTGCAAGAAGAGTTTCTAA
- the tonsl gene encoding tonsoku-like protein, producing MTSTKEIKQLQKAKNKAQSSNNLKEEASLCNQLGEVLAKTGDYRAAIEEHRQELALSEILNDVIGCAVANRKIGECYAELGNIEAALKHQRLHLNLARSVNDAAEEQRAQATIGRTFLFLFDSDQSRESLQHAEEAFKKSLAIVDERLEGTVSSRELSEMRARLLLNLGCVYDGMKEPQRCSDLIRQSIYIAEKNDLMEDLYRANFNLGSIHFRNGQHSRAMRCFEQSKECARKTKDKFSESECFHSIGKILLHLGDFAAARRSLKKSFCLGSQQPAEREAVRRDFKHAIRGCQLEQAASEVSENFSHEAMGLSEQLGDLYCKVGCYNKALEAYQTQLACAEALDRPARELAVIHVSLAATHTDLRQHHRAVEHYRQELQLRQGNPNEECETWLNIAVCQEEMGDPMEKTGDSYTAALSCAERSGLKQQRRVLRAWLQAQRRCSSSQCDDTEARLQELCERDGRSLEESDDEEEEEIENSEPLEDSDIQCSDSDEDLEGYDKMVTGKRKTQRWTRRNEKGESVLHRACIEGNFKQVQYLLDQGHPVNVRDYCGWTPLHEACNYGHEEVVGLLLERGANINDPGGRACEGVTPLHDTLNCGHFSVARILIQRGASVTVRNGKGHTPLDTLRQWFKTYSRELDHETKQECLETEKLLKKALSGDVCVVSAAPAQRSELQDSQLFDAECSEPLLQEDVPPSPQRNAPRPVTSPAHKNSASRHRGSTGPARRARGMEADVLYGIESNPSDFSDSDCSVSPLRHVRSTSRFPSSQSPQKVPPSQEVPSVYGVRNAASPLAKESCRIQYHKVMQNLGSAKSRLFTQSLSEPAFSSTPAVSANSRSALVPEDEYVADDWLEDDLGDVQPKKKRRVSEHNVTQESSWRNQNNFSVSAEVHPKVQSSSSRGLSLKKGAGKARQVKMNHLPGMVMLGRREVSRSQSPTMTQDPDPAPLSHQPMPHTGLLSGASHHVPAPIRMRVRVQDNVFLIPVPHSEGDSCTVAWLCEQAAQRYYQKCGLLPRLSLQKEGALLLPTDPLLAVLHTNEEVFAEVCSWDLPPLPERYRKACQTLTVEENKRVSRLCEVQDNGSCVNVCGLSLPPASLAPLLRALKLQASLTELRLSGNRLNDDLLPELMSAAATMPKLRILDMSANQITGEGLCKASDAFEGRSQHAFPCLEELNFSTNPLGDGWAQALATLLSACPLLSTLSLQACSLSARFLQQHRLLLANAMASTGNLRSVCLSHNALGSTGFELVLKTLPLQCLTHLQLSSVCRGSSDQPAVEILTKLLTQVDCTLTHLSLAGNGLTDNSILSLSRCLPVCPSLVSLDLSANPAVTSAGLRSLLDALVEAQRPLTHLNLQGCQVSGPWGDLNLDNLSDHIRDLRLCSQSLNKLDQNALQHSWRQSTDPVNIFSSTSKCMLTVTGPPQ from the exons ATGACGTCTACAAAAGAGATCAAAC AGCTGCAGAAAGCTAAAAATAAAGCCCAAAGCAGCAATAATCTGAAAGAGGAGGCCAGTCTGTGCAATCAGCTGGGAGAGGTGTTGGCTAAAACAG GTGACTACCGTGCAGCTATCGAAGAGCATCGCCAGGAATTAGCCCTGTCTGAGATTTTGAACGACGTCATTGGTTGTGCTGTGGCCAATAGGAAGATTGGAGAATGTTACGCAGAGCTAGGCAACATTGAGGCCGCTCTAAAG CATCAGAGGCTTCATCTGAATCTGGCGCGATCCGTCAATGATGCGGCAGAGGAGCAGAGAGCCCAGGCCACCATCGGACGGACGTTCCTCTTCCTCTTTGATTCCGACCAATCACGGGAGAGCTTGCAGCATGCTGAAGAGGCCTTCAAGAAGAGTTTGGCCATCGTTGATGAGCGGTTAGAAG GTACAGTTTCGTCACGAGAGCTCAGTGAGATGAGAGCTCGTCTGCTGCTCAATCTGGGTTGCGTGTATGATGGGATGAAGGAACCACAGCGGTGCAGTGATCTTATCCGACAGAGCATCTACATCGCTGA AAAGAACGACCTTATGGAGGATCTTTATCGTGCCAACTTCAACCTGGGCAGCATCCACTTCCGAAACGGGCAGCACTCGCGTGCCATGCGCTGTTTTGAGCAGTCCAAAGAATGTGCCCGAAAAACCAAGGATAAATTCAGCGAGAGCGAATGTTTCCATAGCATCGGCAAG aTATTACTTCATCTTGGTGATTTCGCGGCAGCTCGGCGTTCTCTGAAGAAATCTTTCTGTCTGGGCTCCCAGCAGCCTGCAGAACGAGAAGCTGTGAGGAGAGATTTTAAACACG CGATCCGAGGCTGTCAGCTGGAGCAGGCGGCGTCAGAAGTAAGCGAGAATTTTTCCCATGAGGCCATGGGGCTGTCCGAGCAGTTGGGTGATCTCTACTGTAAAGTGGGCTGCTATAACAAGGCTTTGGAAGCGTATCAGACACAG CTGGCGTGTGCCGAGGCTTTGGATAGGCCGGCCCGCGAGTTAGCCGTGATTCACGTGTCGCTGGCGGCCACGCACACGGACCTGCGACAGCATCACAGAGCTGTGGAACATTACAGACAGGAGCTGCAGCTGAGACAGGGAAACCCTAACGAG gaGTGCGAGACGTGGTTGAACATCGCTGTGTGTCAGGAGGAGATGGGAGACCCGATGGAGAAAACGGGTGATAGTTACACCGCGGCTCTGAGCTGCGCTGAGCGATCGGGATTAAAACAACAG AGGCGGGTCTTGAGGGCGTGGCTACAGGCCCAACGGCGCTGCAGCTCCTCCCAGTGTGACGACACCGAGGCGAGGTTGCAGGAGCTGTGTGAGCGTGATGGGCGGAGTCTGGAGGAGAGcgatgatgaggaggaggaggagataGAGAACAGTGAACCGCTGGAGGACAGTGACATCCAGTGCTCAGACTCCG ATGAGGATCTGGAGGGCTACGATAAGATGGTCACGGGCAAGAGAAAGACTCAGAGG TGGACCCGGCGGAACGAAAAGGGAGAGTCTGTTCTTCACAGGGCTTGCATCGAGGGGAATTTCAAGCAGGTCCAATATCTGCTCGACCAG GGTCATCCTGTAAACGTCAGAGATTACTGCGGCTGGACTCCTCTGCATGAGGCATGTAACTACGGTCATGAAG aagtCGTAGGTTTACTGCTGGAACGTGGTGCGAATATAAATGACCCGGGGGGTCGAGCGTGTGAGGGGGTGACGCCTCTGCATGACACACTGAACTGCGGACACTTCAGCGTAGCTCGAATACTGATACAGAGAGGGGCGTCCGTCACCGTTCGCAATGGCAAG GGACACACGCCTTTAGACACACTGCGTCAGTGGTTTAAGACGTACAGCCGGGAGTTAGACCATGAGACGAAGCAGGAATGTTTGGAGACCGAGAAACTTCTGAAGAAGGCTTTATCCGGCGACG TGTGTGTTGTGTCGGCTGCTCCGGCCCAGCGGAGCGAGCTACAGGACAGTCAGCTCTTTGATGCTGAGTGTTCAGAACCGCTGCTGCAGGAGGATGTGCCCCCCTCACCGCAGCGAAACGCCCCCCGCCCGGTGACCAGCCCCGCCCACAAAAACTCCGCCTCCAGACACAGGGGCTCTACGGGCCCAGCTCGCCGTGCACGAGGGATGGAAGCAGACGTCCTGTACGGG ATCGAAAGCAATCCGTCGGATTTTTCCGACTCGGATTGTTCGGTCAGCCCTCTGCGTCATGTTCGGTCAACCTCACGTTTCCCATCCAGCCAGTCCCCGCAGAAAGTCCCGCCCAGTCAGGAAGTGCCCTCCGTGTATGGGGTCAGAAATGCAGCGTCTCCTCTTGCGAAAGAATCGTGCAGAATTCAGTACCATAAGGTCATGCAGAACCTGGGCAGCGCCAAATCACGCCTTTTCACTCAGAGCCTATCAGAGCCGGCCTTCAGCAGCACTCCAGCGGTGTCAGCCAATAGCAGATCGGCGTTGGTCCCCGAAGACGAGTATGTGGCGGACGATTGGTTGGAGGATGACTTGGGAGATGTTCAGCCCAAGAAGAAACGGAGAGTTTCTGAGCATAATGTCACGCAGGAATCATCTTGGAGAAATCAGAATAATTTCTCTGTGTCTGCGGAAGTGCATCCGAAAG TTCAGAGTTCCTCCAGCAGGGGTCTCTCTCTGAAAAAGGGAGCCGGTAAAGCTCGACAAGTGAAGATGAATCATCTGCCTGGAATGGTGATGTTGGGTAGAAGAGAGGTGAGCAGGTCACAGAGCCCCACCATGACCCAAGACCCCGACCCTGCACCTCTGTCCCATCAGCCAATG CCACACACAGGGCTCCTGAGCGGAGCCTCTCACCATGTGCCTGCACCAATCAGGATGAGGGTCAGAGTTCAGGACAACGTCTTCTTGATTCCGGTCCCTCACAG TGAGGGGGACTCTTGTACGGTAGCGTGGTTGTGCGAGCAGGCCGCTCAGCGTTACTATCAGAAGTGTGGATTACTGCCGCGCCTCTCCCTGCAGAAAGAGGGCGCTCTTCTCCTTCCCACAGACCCACTGCTGGCTGTGCTGCACACCAATGAAGAG GTTTTTGCTGAAGTTTGTTCGTGGGATTTGCCTCCGCTCCCCGAGCGCTACAGGAAAGCTTGTCAGACTCTGACAGTGG aggagAACAAACGTGTGTCTCGCTTGTGTGAGGTTCAGGACAACGGTTCCTGCGTGAATGTGTGCGGACTGAGTTTGCCGCCCGCGTCGCTGGCTCCTCTCCTCCGAGCGTTAAAACTACAGGCCAGTCTGACCGAGCTCCGGCTCTCCGGAAACCGTCTGAACGACGACCTCCTACCCGAACTGATGTCCGCCGCGGCCACCATGCCCAAACTGCGGATTTTAGACATGTCGGCCAATCAGATCACAGGAGAGGGACTCTGTAAAGCATCAGACGCTTTCGAGGGGCGGAGTCAACATGCATTTCCT TGTCTAGAGGAGTTGAATTTCAGCACGAATCCTCTGGGCGATGGGTGGGCACAAGCACTAGCGACTCTCCTGTCCGCCTGCCCCCTTCTCTCCACGCTGTCCCTGCAAGCATGCAGCCTTTCTGCACGCTTTCTCCAGCAACATCGCCTCTTATTGGCCAACGCCATGGCCA GCACTGGAAACCTGAGGTCTGTGTGTctgtcccacaatgcactgggCTCCACAGGTTTTGAGCTGGTGTTGAAGACATTGCCGCTGCAGTGTCTCACACATCTTCAGCTTTCTTCAGTCTGTAGAGGTTCATCTGATCAGCCTGCCGTGGAAATCCTCACTAAACTTCTTACACAG GTTGACTGCACACTCACACACTTGAGTCTGGCTGGAAACGGTCTTACGGACAACAGCATCCTTTCTCTATCCAG GTGTCTTCCTGTCTGTCCTTCCCTGGTATCTTTGGACCTATCAGCCAACCCCGCTGTGACCTCAGCAGGACTCCGAAGTCTCCTGGACGCCCTGGTGGAGGCCCAGCGACCTTTGACTCACCTCAATCTTCAAG GTTGTCAGGTGTCTGGCCCCTGGGGTGATCTAAATTTGGACAACTTATCGGATCACATCCGAGACCTGCGTTTGTGTTCTCAGAGTCTAAATAAACTGGAccagaatgcactgcagcaCAGCTGGAGACAAAGCACGGACCCTGTGAACATCTTCTCAAGCACCTCCAAATGCATGCTGACCGTTACCGGGCCGCCACAGTAA